The genomic DNA AACCCCGGCCCCCTCGCACGAAGAAGTCATCGCCGCCCTGAAGCAACTCGATTCCTTCGTGGACATCTCGGAGAAGGATCTCGTCCGCTTGGTCCAGATTCTCGATGATTCCAAGCTAGGCTCCTAGGCAAGCTCAGCGCGAGATCCCGCGCTTTGAACACTCGATGAACTCGATCAGGTGCTTCACCGGCGCATGACTCGCCGGGCGGTCGGCCTTGAGCGAACTGAGTGCGGTGGCCAGATTCCCGTCCTTTTTCAAGAACAGCTTCTTGTAAGCGGACTTCAGCGCCTTGATGTCGTCCTCGTCGAAGCCGCGGCGCTGCAGGCCCACCTGATTCAGCCCGCGGGTGGCACCCGGATTGCCATCCACGATCATGTAGGGCGGTACATCCTGCACAATCTTAGCGCAGCCGCCGATGATCGAATGGCAGCCGATTCGGCAGAATTGGTGGATCGCGGCGAGTCCGGAAACGATCGCATGGTCCTCCACCTCCACGTGCCCGCCGAGGGTTCCGTTGTTCGAGAGGATGATGTGATTCCCCACCTGGCAATCGTGCGCGA from Luteolibacter rhizosphaerae includes the following:
- the lpxA gene encoding acyl-ACP--UDP-N-acetylglucosamine O-acyltransferase, with amino-acid sequence MIHPTAIISPEAKLGANVRVGPFCVIEAGVELGDGCVLHSHVVIGGPCKIGRDNEFFPFAAVGGKTQDLKYIGEPTHLEIGDRNVFRENCTIHRGTHEEIPTRIGSDNLFLCYSHVAHDCQVGNHIILSNNGTLGGHVEVEDHAIVSGLAAIHQFCRIGCHSIIGGCAKIVQDVPPYMIVDGNPGATRGLNQVGLQRRGFDEDDIKALKSAYKKLFLKKDGNLATALSSLKADRPASHAPVKHLIEFIECSKRGISR